The Primulina huaijiensis isolate GDHJ02 chromosome 17, ASM1229523v2, whole genome shotgun sequence genome window below encodes:
- the LOC140962594 gene encoding uncharacterized protein has protein sequence MTFILGQSRRKEDVGTRVGSTNGDHVFVKIAPLKGFMRFGKKGQLSPRYIGPLEILDRIGERAYRLALPPDFDRVYNVFYVSMLRKYLSNPSHVFRHKALDLLPNLSYGEVPVQIMDRKVKALRNKEIGFVKVHWRNHVIEEATWELEEEMRQCYPDLF, from the exons ATGACCTTTATATTGGGACAAAGTAGGagaaaggaagatgttgggaCCAGAGTTGGTTCAACAAATG GTGACCATGTGTTCGTTAAGATAGCTCCCCTCAAGGGATTTATGAGGTTTGGAAAGAAAGGTCAGTTGAGTCCTCGCTATATTGGACCTTTAGAGATTCTGGATAGGATTGGTGAAAGAGCGTATCGATTGGCTTTGCCTCCGGATTTTGATCGAGTTTACAATGTCTTCTATGTTTCAATGTTACGGAAGTATTTGTCCAATCCATCCCATGTTTTTCGACACAAAGCATTAGATCTTTTGCCTAATCTGAGCTATGGAGAAGTACCGGTTCAAATtatggatcgcaaagttaaagcgCTAAGGAACAAAGAAATTGGCTTTGTTAAAGTTCATTGGAGGaatcatgtgattgaagaggctACGTGGGAACTGGAGGAAGAGATGAGACAATGTTATCCggatttattttga